GGCGTTCAAATGTTGGCAAGTCTAGCTTTATCAACACCATGTTGAACCGCAAAAATCTTGCTCGTACATCAGGAAAACCTGGTAAAACTCAGTTGCTCAACTTCTTTAACATTGATGACAAGATGCGTTTTGTGGATGTACCAGGTTACGGCTATGCCCGCGTTTCCAAAAAGGAGCGTGAAAAGTGGGGGCGCATGATTGAGGAGTACCTGACGACTAGGGAAAATCTCCGTGCGGTTGTCAGTTTGGTGGATCTCCGCCACGACCCGTCAGCAGATGATGTGCAGATGTACGAATTTCTCAAGTATTATGAGATTCCGGTTATCATCGTTGCGACTAAGGCGGACAAGATTCCCCGTGGTAAGTGGAACAAGCATGAATCAGCAATCAAAAAGAAATTAAACTTTGACCCAAGTGACGACTTCATTCTATTTTCATCTGTCAGCAAGGCAGGGATGGATCAGGCTTGGGATGCAATATTAGAAAAATTGTGAGGGAAAGAAATGGCAAAAACAATTCATACAGACAAAGCTCCAAAGGCAATCGGACCATATGTTCAAGGGAAAATCGTTGGCAATCTTTTGTTTGCTAGCGGTCAAGTTCCCCTATCTCCTGAAACTGGAGAAATTGTAGGAAAAACAATCCAAGAACAGACAGAACAAGTCTTGAAAAATATTGGTGCTATTTTGGCTGAAGCAGGAACAGACTTTGACCATGTTGTCAAAACAACTTGCTTCTTGAGCGATATGAATGACTTTGTTCCTTTTAACGAGGTTTACCAGACTGCCTTTAAAGAGGAGTTCCCAGCTCGTTCAGCTATAGAGGTTGCACGTCTTCCTCGTGATGTAAAAGTCGAAATTGAAGTGATCGCAGAGATTGGATAAGCTAGTTGAAGTTTGGCTCTGCCAAACTTTTTTTGATATAAGGAGAGATAGATGACAAAGAAACAACTTCACCTGGTTATTGTGACAGGGATGAGTGGCGCAGGGAAAACAGTAGCCATTCAGTCCTTTGAGGATTTGGGATATTTTACCATTGACAATATGCCGCCAGCCCTCTTGCCAAAGTTTTTGCAGTTGGTAGAGACCAAGGACGATGACCACAAACTGGCCTTGGTAGTCGATATGCGTAGTCGTTCCTTCTTTTCAGAGATTCAGGCTGTTTTGGATGAATTGGAAAACCAAGATGATTTGGACTTCAAAATCCTCTTTTTAGACGCAGCAGATAAGGAATTGGTGGCACGCTATAAGGAAACGAGACGGAGTCACCCACTTGCTGCAGATGGTCGAATTTTAGATGGTATTAAGCTGGAACGTGAACTTTTGGCACCTTTGAAAAACATGAGCCAAAATGTGGTAGATACGACAGAACTTACTCCGCGTGAACTTCGTAAAACCATTGCTGAGCAATTTTCAGACCAAGAACAAGCCCAGTCTTTCCGTATCGAGGTCATGTCTTTTGGATTCAAGTATGGTATTCCTATCGATGCAGATTTGGTCTTTGATGTCCGTTTCTTGCCAAATCCATACTACCTTCCGGAGCTTCGTAATCAGACAGGTGAGGATCAAGCAGTTTATGACTATGTGATGAATCATGAAGAGTCTGAAAGTTTCTATCAGCACTTACTCGCCTTGATTGAACCGATTTTGCCAAGCTACAAAAAAGAAGGCAAGTCTGTTTTAACCATCGCAGTAGGATGTACAGGTGGACAGCACCGTAGTGTTGCCTTTGCCAAACGAATCGCTGAGGACCTTGCTAAAAACTGGCCTGTCAATGAAAGCCATCGTGACAAAGACAGAAGAAAGGAAACGGTAAACCGTTCATGAGAAAACCAAAGATAACGGTGATTGGTGGAGGAACAGGTATCCCCGTCATTTTGAAAAGCTTGCGAGAAAAGGATGTTGATATTGCTGCTATCGTAACGGTAGCTGATGATGGTGGCTCTTCTGGTGAGCTAAGAAAGAATATCCAACAGCTGACACCACCAGGTGATCTTCGTAATGTTCTGGTGGCTATGTCGGATATGCCTAAGTTTTATGAGAAGGTTTTTCAGTACCGCTTTTCAGAAGACGCTGGAGCTTTTGCGGGTCATCCACTGGGGAATATCATCATAGCAGGGCTCTCTGAAATGCAAGGGTCCACTTATAATGCCATGCAGCTGCTAAGTCTCTTTTTCCACACAACAGGAAAAATCTACCCCTCAAGTGATCAGCCTTTGACACTGCATGCAGTCTTTAGAGACGGTTCTGAGGTGGCAGGTGAGAGCCACATTGCAGATCATCCAGGCATGATTGACCATGTCTATGTGACCAATACCTTGGATGATGAAACACCGCAAGCCAGCCGTCGAGTAGTCAATACCATTCTCGAGAGTGACATGATTGTCTTGGGGCCTGGTTCCCTCTTTACATCGATTTTGCCGAATATTGTCATCGAGGAAATTGGGCAGGCTCTCTTGGAGACCAAGGCGGAGATAGCTTACGTCTGCAATATCATGACCCAGCGTGGGGAAACAGAGCACTTTTCAGACAGTGACCATGTGGAAGTCCTCCATCGCCATCTAGGTCGGCCTTTTATTGATACAGTCTTGGTCAATATTGAAAAGGTTCCTAGAGAATACATGGATACCAACCGTTTTGATGAATATTTGGTTCAGGTAGAGCATGATTTTGCTGGTCTTTGCCAACAGGTTCCTCGTGTGATTTCATCCAACTTCCTTCGTTTGGAAAATGGAGGAGCCTTCCATGATGGCGATTTGATTGTAGATGAATTGATGCGCATTATACAGGTGAGAAAATGAGTTTTACAGTTGCAGTAAAAGAGGAAATTCTTGGTCAACACCATCTCAGTCGTCATGAATTGTCTGCCATCATCAAGATGTCTGGCAGTATCGGTCTCTCTACTTCAGGCTTGACTCTGTCTGTTGTGACTGAAAATGCTAAGTTAGCTCGGCATCTCTATGAGTCCTTTCTCCATTTTTATGAGATTAAGTCTGAGATTCGTCACCATCAGAGAAGCAATCTTCGTAAGAATCGTGTCTATACGGTCTATACCGATGAGAGGGTGCAGGAGCTTTTAGCTGATTTGCGACTTGCGGATTCCTTCTTTGGTTTGGAGACGGGTATTGATCCCGATATTTTAGCAGATGAGGAGGCTGGACGTGCTTACTTATGTGGGGCCTTTCTGGCAAATGGTAGCATCCGAGATCCTGAGTCTGGCAAGTACCAGTTGGAGATTAGTTCTGTTTATCTGGACCATGCTCAAGGATTGGCCTCTCTCCTTCAGCAGTTTTTGCTGGACGCCAAGGTTATTGAGCGCAAGAAAGGTGCAGTTACCTATCTTCAACGTGCAGAGGACATCATGGATTTCTTGATCGTGATTGGGGCCATGCAGGCGCGTGATAATTTTGATCGTGTCAAGATTTTGCGTGAAACTCGTAATGATCTCAATCGGGCTAATAACGCTGAAACAGCCAATATCGCTCGAACGGTTTCTGCTAGTATGAAGACCATCAATAATATCAGTAAAATCAAAGATAGAATGGGTTTGGAAAATTTACCCGTGGATTTGCAAGAGGTGGCTCAGTTGCGGATTCAGCATCCAGACTACTCTATCCAGCAGTTGGCAGATAGCCTGAGCAATCCCCTAACCAAAAGTGGTGTCAACCACAGACTCAGAAAGATAAATAAATTAGCGGAAGAACTATAAAACCACGAATCAGTTGATTCGTGGTTCTTTTCTTATAAACTGGTCGAGTGTTTTGGTTGCACTTTTTGTTCTGGGTCAATGTAGTTAATGGCATTATTGACAGCAGTTGGTGCTTCTCCCAGTCCTGTCGCAATCAAATCAATCTTACCTTCATAGTAGCAGCAGTCCCCAATGGCGTAGATACCCTCTTGGCTGGATTCTTGCTTGCTATTGACGATAATCTTGTGACGGTTGAGGCCCAGCCCCCAATTTTTAAGATTGCCAACAGATGATTTGAAACCATAGTTGACAAAGAGGTGGTCTACTTCGATAGTTTCGGTTTCATCTGCTTTGACTTTGGTGATTTCTAGTTTGTCGAGTGTTTTACCATCTCCAAGGAGTTGGCTAGGGACGAACGGTGTCTTGATGGTCACAGATGATTCTTGTAGGGCTTGGACACTGTGTTCCAAAGCGCGGAAGTTATCTCGACGGTGAACGAGAGTAGTTGGGGCAATTTTTTCAAAAGCCAATGCCCAGTCAACTGCTGAGTCTCCTCCACCAAGGATGGTCACTTTCTTACCAGCGTATTGCTGGATATTGGAAACGTGGTAGTGGATATTTTCATAGTCCTCAACACCGTCTAATTCGAGTGGACGTGGTTTAAAGGCACCACCCCCCATAGCAATGATGACG
This genomic stretch from Streptococcus sp. 1643 harbors:
- the yihA gene encoding ribosome biogenesis GTP-binding protein YihA/YsxC produces the protein MEINTHNAEILLSAANKSHYPQDELPEIALAGRSNVGKSSFINTMLNRKNLARTSGKPGKTQLLNFFNIDDKMRFVDVPGYGYARVSKKEREKWGRMIEEYLTTRENLRAVVSLVDLRHDPSADDVQMYEFLKYYEIPVIIVATKADKIPRGKWNKHESAIKKKLNFDPSDDFILFSSVSKAGMDQAWDAILEKL
- a CDS encoding RidA family protein, with the translated sequence MAKTIHTDKAPKAIGPYVQGKIVGNLLFASGQVPLSPETGEIVGKTIQEQTEQVLKNIGAILAEAGTDFDHVVKTTCFLSDMNDFVPFNEVYQTAFKEEFPARSAIEVARLPRDVKVEIEVIAEIG
- the rapZ gene encoding RNase adapter RapZ produces the protein MTKKQLHLVIVTGMSGAGKTVAIQSFEDLGYFTIDNMPPALLPKFLQLVETKDDDHKLALVVDMRSRSFFSEIQAVLDELENQDDLDFKILFLDAADKELVARYKETRRSHPLAADGRILDGIKLERELLAPLKNMSQNVVDTTELTPRELRKTIAEQFSDQEQAQSFRIEVMSFGFKYGIPIDADLVFDVRFLPNPYYLPELRNQTGEDQAVYDYVMNHEESESFYQHLLALIEPILPSYKKEGKSVLTIAVGCTGGQHRSVAFAKRIAEDLAKNWPVNESHRDKDRRKETVNRS
- a CDS encoding YvcK family protein — translated: MRKPKITVIGGGTGIPVILKSLREKDVDIAAIVTVADDGGSSGELRKNIQQLTPPGDLRNVLVAMSDMPKFYEKVFQYRFSEDAGAFAGHPLGNIIIAGLSEMQGSTYNAMQLLSLFFHTTGKIYPSSDQPLTLHAVFRDGSEVAGESHIADHPGMIDHVYVTNTLDDETPQASRRVVNTILESDMIVLGPGSLFTSILPNIVIEEIGQALLETKAEIAYVCNIMTQRGETEHFSDSDHVEVLHRHLGRPFIDTVLVNIEKVPREYMDTNRFDEYLVQVEHDFAGLCQQVPRVISSNFLRLENGGAFHDGDLIVDELMRIIQVRK
- the whiA gene encoding DNA-binding protein WhiA — encoded protein: MSFTVAVKEEILGQHHLSRHELSAIIKMSGSIGLSTSGLTLSVVTENAKLARHLYESFLHFYEIKSEIRHHQRSNLRKNRVYTVYTDERVQELLADLRLADSFFGLETGIDPDILADEEAGRAYLCGAFLANGSIRDPESGKYQLEISSVYLDHAQGLASLLQQFLLDAKVIERKKGAVTYLQRAEDIMDFLIVIGAMQARDNFDRVKILRETRNDLNRANNAETANIARTVSASMKTINNISKIKDRMGLENLPVDLQEVAQLRIQHPDYSIQQLADSLSNPLTKSGVNHRLRKINKLAEEL
- a CDS encoding NAD(P)/FAD-dependent oxidoreductase, translated to MSQLYDITIVGGGPVGLFAAFYAHLRQAKVQIIDSLPQLGGQPAILYPEKQILDVPGFPNLTGEELTNRLLEQLDGFDTPVHLNETVLEIEKQDEGFSITTNKGNHLTKTVIIAMGGGAFKPRPLELDGVEDYENIHYHVSNIQQYAGKKVTILGGGDSAVDWALAFEKIAPTTLVHRRDNFRALEHSVQALQESSVTIKTPFVPSQLLGDGKTLDKLEITKVKADETETIEVDHLFVNYGFKSSVGNLKNWGLGLNRHKIIVNSKQESSQEGIYAIGDCCYYEGKIDLIATGLGEAPTAVNNAINYIDPEQKVQPKHSTSL